From Endozoicomonas sp. 8E, the proteins below share one genomic window:
- a CDS encoding HD domain-containing protein — protein MDSLPGNTVGGTREQAPLAGSGSLSKEIDKAGIAFAKKVSISKEAMRPDVASAKRDEATNCHYMRNTGQKVAVTDIAPRITNTGLETLPIEPVKKCPKIAATETAHWPVIDPSLIESTQVAKTALLQPYRPSHISPPAGTIAREVHGVQHSCRAAIWAVALLELRKQHGDPQARAFPDHMVPLLIKTCLFHDTGREGDGNDTPEWERASADNLREHLRNFGVDQSLAWQCGEAICHKDNPKGCKHLPEAIQTLRSLLHDADTLDVMRVRGCFYMDRLECFAACQDDHQREEWRSLAKEVCKVIAGQGDLFYPITLHDSPANREHFFFIGADSQCESTKKQWEHHPSPFSYQLFSIAKQSNVVRGLITPYTGQLAEPSPSSFSLAQLNPQTTAMKDCSGSWPTGLYKDPINQQVYSIKPTSCELSAHNQLLMANLAGLLGITVPQSFVHQEEGHFYVVSPVPGEWQGKLKGGEETLRSLSPEQWARLLLINVIVGNENMVNSAWEGIELTPEGEPVMFHWDFAGLATRYPCPEKPEPASKTDDFSSMPVLLNKLRDPKAPPMNSFPIHNPCVDILAQLDDDLLGHTLKDILRQVDWQALDRLIEHSGFLPGDRSWLRQTIHDRIAWLTTRFPNSLEAGERVSMAEYKAIEAAGIRGGWLPVKGRDVRGGQIGISQLLDANDQPITRMFLKLSREAGNKLADNLALERGLHRLAIRVQYANFALNNSKNLPNHDYRDWRSDLASLANDCEGMAEQLTKDKTRWYEKDHYAIDNTVMILRDIVKKCRSSLAADVPSIAKLPTIDTPLPFTSLPARISSRTGKNDVAKVQLAEFSRGFAKLTGQSVSYLSQEQMDHANLIAPPVRSVELESAVCEGGSILFSPPNLPEALSFENQLILTFPGHTKAVVEALFRELAELGIGGERPDIPDLEEQWLDALADYHGCLGDMNLDVAAKINTPVNTRKKKFLKELLNLSDEELVWEIHCRIRAGRLVHYRPGLPHGIEANPARKFCPAHDLNYSALQQSSSGKFVVESLENEATLSSFERRTQIGIDPTGNVSALRMKCDAEYAFSRVMEEELATNSRQSKSRGGVMCMRLDSATFGRLDAQIYNNQSQIALGFFGSDAFARNDKIITQSAGDYQSVIKHSDLQETRFSNPVSLSDELKLLEMGSPEGQALLRRLKKRFSHWPDGRPLEQLFPQSWSILYLEITCKGSQFDKGIKSLVKVCGEEGIQLLFEQNPQLLEGKLDSLDGLELNDRARIKRIDFRGCSMNGTVLQSVSFEECKFNIELLSSAIVEKGFFSGCFFEGQRFTSSLLDNAHFHSEGYEDGVIYESTRHLSQILYQSCINENNEFNLEQWLEVMGKSDFLRFGSTPLDDLSRDILSQHIEEIKNTYPKQLCKIINGLFSIEFKSTANAINFASNNPKFYDLKIKDLKDLYFEFRTNFLKEGKYLHESGTPFDKLFKLYCVKRSDYSREAVLALMLNVINLVLFPESNDQYIDFGVNTNSADVHDYCLKAIPEVSSTSTQSNTDDLPLVEMERYKVRLCRFRLQEYRNYIHQFWEECSEESQITIAKHCLRHQNVAVSPKTTEAFFNLLSKEHGEENWRNIHFANIGKHVEIQSELIPLLVEEFGEWARSTKFY, from the coding sequence TCCACTCAGGTAGCGAAAACAGCCTTGCTTCAGCCTTATCGCCCATCACACATCTCACCGCCTGCCGGGACCATTGCCCGTGAGGTTCACGGTGTCCAGCACAGTTGTCGGGCAGCAATCTGGGCTGTAGCCCTGTTGGAACTGCGTAAACAGCACGGCGACCCACAGGCGCGGGCATTTCCCGACCATATGGTACCCCTGCTGATTAAAACCTGCCTGTTTCACGACACTGGCCGTGAAGGCGATGGGAACGATACGCCCGAGTGGGAGCGGGCCAGTGCTGACAACCTGAGGGAACACCTGCGCAACTTCGGCGTGGATCAGTCCCTGGCCTGGCAATGTGGTGAAGCGATTTGCCACAAGGATAACCCGAAGGGCTGCAAACATCTGCCAGAAGCAATACAGACCCTGCGCAGCCTGCTCCATGATGCGGATACGCTGGATGTTATGCGGGTCAGAGGATGCTTTTACATGGACCGGCTGGAGTGTTTTGCTGCCTGTCAGGATGATCATCAGAGGGAAGAGTGGCGCTCGCTGGCCAAAGAGGTCTGTAAGGTGATTGCCGGGCAGGGTGACCTCTTTTATCCGATAACCTTGCATGACAGTCCTGCAAACCGCGAACATTTCTTCTTCATCGGTGCCGACAGCCAGTGCGAGAGCACCAAAAAGCAGTGGGAGCACCATCCTTCGCCCTTCAGTTATCAGCTCTTTAGCATAGCTAAGCAGTCCAATGTTGTCCGGGGGCTGATTACGCCTTATACCGGACAGCTGGCAGAACCATCGCCATCGTCTTTCTCACTGGCACAACTGAACCCCCAAACTACTGCCATGAAAGACTGCTCGGGCAGCTGGCCAACGGGGCTGTACAAGGATCCCATTAACCAACAGGTTTATTCCATCAAACCGACGAGCTGTGAGCTAAGTGCCCACAACCAGTTACTGATGGCCAACCTCGCAGGACTGCTGGGCATCACAGTACCTCAGAGCTTTGTCCATCAGGAAGAGGGTCATTTTTATGTGGTCAGTCCTGTCCCCGGGGAATGGCAGGGTAAGCTCAAAGGTGGGGAGGAGACCCTGCGCTCTTTGTCTCCAGAGCAGTGGGCCAGATTATTGCTGATTAATGTGATTGTTGGTAATGAAAATATGGTTAACAGTGCCTGGGAGGGCATTGAACTGACCCCGGAAGGGGAGCCGGTGATGTTCCACTGGGACTTTGCCGGGCTCGCGACTCGCTACCCCTGTCCCGAGAAGCCAGAACCTGCCTCCAAAACGGATGACTTTTCCTCCATGCCGGTGCTGCTGAATAAACTGCGGGACCCCAAGGCTCCCCCCATGAACTCGTTCCCGATCCACAACCCCTGCGTCGATATTCTCGCGCAATTGGATGATGACTTGCTGGGCCATACCCTGAAAGATATCTTGCGGCAGGTTGACTGGCAGGCCCTGGACCGGCTGATCGAACACAGCGGTTTTCTGCCCGGTGACCGCAGCTGGTTACGACAGACTATTCATGATCGTATTGCCTGGCTGACCACTCGCTTTCCCAACAGCCTTGAGGCGGGTGAGCGGGTATCCATGGCGGAATACAAGGCGATAGAGGCAGCGGGTATCCGTGGCGGTTGGCTGCCGGTTAAAGGCCGTGATGTCCGGGGCGGGCAGATCGGTATTAGCCAGTTACTGGATGCCAATGACCAACCCATCACCCGGATGTTCCTCAAGTTGTCCCGGGAAGCGGGCAATAAACTGGCAGATAACCTGGCTCTGGAAAGGGGATTGCACCGTCTGGCCATCCGGGTTCAATATGCCAACTTTGCCTTGAATAATTCCAAAAACCTCCCGAACCACGATTACCGTGACTGGCGCAGTGACCTGGCCAGCCTGGCCAACGACTGTGAGGGAATGGCCGAGCAGTTAACCAAAGATAAAACACGATGGTACGAAAAGGATCACTATGCCATTGATAATACCGTGATGATTTTGCGGGACATTGTTAAAAAGTGCCGGTCATCGTTAGCTGCCGACGTGCCCTCCATTGCAAAACTGCCAACCATCGACACTCCACTGCCTTTCACGTCCTTGCCTGCACGAATCAGTTCAAGAACCGGCAAAAACGATGTAGCGAAAGTACAGCTGGCTGAATTCAGCCGCGGTTTTGCCAAACTGACAGGCCAGAGCGTCAGTTATTTGAGTCAGGAACAAATGGATCATGCCAACCTGATCGCCCCACCGGTTCGGTCAGTTGAACTCGAATCGGCCGTCTGTGAAGGCGGCAGTATTCTGTTTTCTCCTCCGAACCTGCCTGAAGCCCTGAGCTTTGAAAATCAATTGATCCTCACTTTTCCGGGACACACTAAAGCGGTGGTTGAAGCATTGTTCAGGGAACTGGCAGAGCTGGGCATTGGTGGGGAGCGACCAGATATCCCTGACCTGGAAGAGCAATGGCTGGACGCCCTGGCCGACTACCACGGCTGCCTTGGTGATATGAACCTTGACGTGGCAGCGAAGATCAATACTCCGGTAAACACCCGCAAAAAGAAATTTCTTAAAGAGCTTCTGAACCTCAGTGACGAAGAACTGGTTTGGGAAATCCATTGTCGTATTCGCGCAGGACGTCTGGTGCATTATCGCCCGGGGTTGCCCCATGGTATCGAGGCAAACCCCGCCAGGAAGTTCTGCCCCGCGCACGATCTAAACTATTCTGCATTGCAGCAAAGCAGCAGTGGAAAGTTTGTGGTCGAGAGTCTGGAAAATGAAGCGACCCTGAGTTCCTTTGAACGACGTACCCAGATCGGGATAGATCCAACCGGGAATGTTTCGGCACTCAGGATGAAATGCGATGCCGAATATGCATTTTCCCGAGTCATGGAGGAGGAGCTGGCGACTAATTCCAGGCAAAGTAAAAGTAGAGGTGGGGTCATGTGTATGCGCCTGGATTCTGCAACATTCGGCCGTCTGGATGCACAAATTTATAACAACCAAAGCCAAATTGCGTTGGGATTCTTTGGTTCGGACGCCTTCGCCCGTAATGATAAAATCATTACGCAGTCAGCAGGTGACTACCAAAGTGTGATTAAGCACAGTGATTTACAAGAGACCCGTTTTTCCAATCCTGTGTCCTTGTCTGACGAGTTGAAACTGCTTGAGATGGGTTCTCCCGAAGGTCAGGCATTGTTGCGCAGGCTAAAGAAACGCTTTAGCCACTGGCCCGACGGGCGCCCACTGGAACAGCTTTTTCCGCAATCCTGGTCAATCCTTTACCTTGAGATAACCTGTAAAGGCAGCCAGTTTGACAAAGGCATCAAAAGTCTCGTCAAGGTTTGTGGTGAAGAGGGCATACAGTTGCTGTTTGAGCAAAACCCACAATTGTTGGAGGGCAAGCTGGATTCCCTGGATGGTCTTGAGCTGAATGATAGGGCTCGTATAAAAAGGATTGATTTCAGGGGCTGTTCAATGAACGGCACAGTGTTGCAATCTGTTTCATTTGAGGAGTGCAAGTTCAATATAGAGTTGTTAAGCAGTGCTATTGTTGAAAAAGGTTTTTTCAGCGGATGTTTTTTTGAAGGTCAGCGGTTTACATCATCGCTATTAGACAATGCCCATTTTCACTCTGAAGGTTATGAGGATGGCGTGATCTATGAAAGTACACGTCATCTTTCCCAAATCCTGTATCAGTCGTGCATTAATGAGAACAATGAGTTTAATCTGGAACAATGGCTGGAGGTGATGGGAAAAAGTGATTTTCTACGCTTCGGCTCAACACCGCTGGATGATCTAAGCCGGGATATTCTGTCCCAACACATTGAAGAAATTAAAAACACTTATCCAAAGCAACTTTGTAAAATTATTAATGGACTTTTTTCCATTGAATTTAAAAGTACTGCCAATGCAATAAATTTTGCCAGTAATAATCCGAAATTCTATGATCTCAAAATCAAAGATCTCAAAGACTTGTATTTTGAGTTCAGAACCAACTTCCTGAAAGAAGGAAAATATCTGCATGAATCAGGGACTCCATTTGATAAATTATTTAAACTCTATTGCGTCAAACGCAGTGATTATTCCCGTGAAGCGGTTTTGGCGTTGATGTTAAATGTTATTAATCTTGTTCTGTTTCCTGAATCCAATGATCAGTACATAGACTTTGGCGTCAATACCAATAGCGCGGATGTACATGACTATTGCCTGAAGGCCATTCCAGAGGTAAGTAGCACAAGTACACAAAGTAACACAGATGACCTGCCTCTGGTTGAAATGGAACGTTACAAAGTTCGTCTTTGCAGGTTTCGCCTTCAAGAGTACCGGAACTATATTCATCAATTCTGGGAAGAATGCTCAGAGGAGAGTCAAATAACAATAGCCAAACACTGTTTGCGTCATCAAAATGTTGCCGTTAGCCCCAAAACAACCGAGGCATTTTTTAATTTGTTATCTAAAGAACACGGCGAGGAAAATTGGCGCAACATCCATTTCGCTAACATCGGAAAACATGTAGAAATTCAGAGTGAGTTGATTCCGTTGCTTGTTGAAGAATTTGGCGAATGGGCCAGATCCACCAAATTTTATTAA